A single window of Anopheles moucheti chromosome 2, idAnoMoucSN_F20_07, whole genome shotgun sequence DNA harbors:
- the LOC128308570 gene encoding myosin-J heavy chain isoform X2 — MDLTTLSFIVIVLFFSLLSMLFISRFLPKGKSFEEMLKEKREMREKILGLTSPASSGPPTKSSKESANKRTKKTHSGGNANQNQKNRGAKQQQQQHQRVEVVEPESDGHSSESPLEEEINPLTYGAKKRVIQTTNLTVEYAETEAFPLSENAGGNKKKDNKQQGGKKNKQKTTGGILVNKSEPVLVKSVETVPEINHFAEIHPKDALEIARQQKHEEDTKVGKAQTPKEQRQQNKNKKDHQSKLSPKNNAPSNVTEPQHQQQQAHHQQHHHHSANAAHVAEAKKQTNADNKSGAGSAHKDKSNKRKKNELITQELAVEMADAANVHSLVNILNKADLPRNDIQILIDFLLNKQQDTLAKDPSEWNDPSDPLQKLKKQLQEKETALLEEQKAAAGLHAKLKELRQELNGEKMQAGAVLKVYGEELNNKKQEVHNLTQELNSIKDKQANDKQAMSIQFQQLQAKYIQLSKEHASMQDHGATIAQLNNDLQLLQQELMAKSQLLNEKLQSEEEMMKKKTEFEILLHNNEELMRQRVQELTAYENDLRQLRLELSQKDELSQTCQQQSYEIDQLKAELQAKQKQAVAAASAAAAAAHATNQADESNRVEIRNLQNALDSTKSKLEVYRNELVECKSLMTDYKQQTNELKAKEEQLQKQLEEQRQKNDEQQQKLINSSAEKVDVGKVVLEEQNRMKDLLVQLLQPTGVVSALPVDATDFQSWLEATVGCIKEQYESLQRTPHPTNSTANDSSSTSGGVNTNAVVTNSHPEQSSGTANSNSDSSRINSSSNIIANNNLNTNNNSVNSSLHENSNDGVVITNKNGATSDSGSEDDQQAMALRYEQMQQTVDQYKSIIADTENMLKNLEAKVIEQDIHWRTVVQAKDKELTLLKSAGAVEQ, encoded by the exons ATGGATCTGACTACATTGTCGTTCATCGTAATTGTGCTGTTCTTTTCCCTTCTGTCGATGCTGTTTATCAGCCGCTTTCTGCCCAAGGGTAAATCGTTTGAGGAGATGCTAAAGGAAAAGCGTGAAATGCGCGAAAAGATACTTGGTTTAACGTCGCCGGCATCGTCCGGACCACCGACCAAGTCCAGCAAGGAGTCGGCCAACAAGCGGACGAAGAAAACGCATTCCGGTGGCAATGCGAACCAGAACCAGAAGAACCGTGGTgcgaaacagcagcaacagcagcaccagcggGTCGAGGTGGTAGAACCGGAAAGTGATGGCCATTCATCCGAGAGTCCGCTCGAGGAGGAGATCAATCCGCTGACGTACGGTGCTAAAAAGCGCGTCATACAGACGACAAATCTGACGGTGGAGTACGCAGAAACTGAAGCATTTCCGCTGAGTGAAAATGCCGGTGGCAATAAG AAAAaagataacaaacaacaaggtggtaagaaaaacaagcaaaagacAACTGGAGGCATTCTGGTGAACAAATCAGAGCCGGTTCTCGTGAAGTCGGTAGAAACCGTGCCTGAGATTAATCACTTTGCGGAAATACACCCGAAAGATGCATTGGAAATTGCTCGTCAGCAG AAACACGAGGAAGATACCAAGGTTGGAAAGGCGCAGACACCAAAGGAGCAGCGTCAGCAAAATAAGAACAAGAAGGACCATCAATCGAAACTCTCCCCCAAGAACAATGCTCCGTCTAATGTTACCGAgccgcagcatcaacagcagcaggcgcatcatcagcaacatcatcatcattccgcAAATGCTGCACACGTTGCTGAAGCGAAAAAGCAGACAAACGCTGATAACAAATCTGGCGCCGGTTCGGCCCACAAGGACAAGTCGaacaagaggaagaaaaatgaaCTGATCACGCAAGAGCTGGCGGTGGAGATGGCCGACGCTGCGAACGTGCACTCGCTGGTGAACATCCTCAACAAGGCGGATCTGCCACGGAACGATATCCAGATACTGATCGACTTCCTGCTGAACAAGCAGCAGGATACGCTGGCGAAGGATCCGTCCGAATGGAACGATCCTTCAGATCCGCTGCAGAAGCTGAAGAAGCAGCTGCAGGAAAAGGAGACGGCACTGCTCGAGGAGCAGAAGGCGGCAGCTGGGCTGCACGCCAAGCTGAAGGAACTTCGCCAGGAGCTGAACGGTGAGAAGATGCAGGCCGGAGCTGTGCTCAAGGTGTACGGGGAGGAGTTGAACAATAAGAAGCAGGAGGTTCACAATTTGACGCAGGAGCTGAACTCGATCAAGGACAAGCAGGCAAATGATAAGCAGGCGATGTCGATACAGTTCCAGCAGCTGCAGGCAAAATATATTCAACTGTCCAAGGAGCACGCCTCGATGCAGGATCATGGCGCAACGATTGCGCAGCTGAACAACGATCTGCAGCTACTGCAGCAGGAGCTGATGGCCAAGAGCCAGCTGCTGAATGAAAAGCTACAGTCCGAGGAG gaaatgatgaagaaaaagaCTGAGTTCgaaattttattacacaacAATGAGGAGCTCATGAGACAGCGTGTACAGG AGTTAACTGCCTACGAGAACGATTTACGCCAGCTGCGGCTGGAGCTAAGCCAGAAGGATGAGCTGAGCCAGACCTGCCAACAGCAGAGCTACGAAATTGACCAGCTAAAGGCTGAACTAcaggcgaaacaaaaacaggcaGTGGCGGCTGCCTCGGCCGCTGCAGCTGCGGCACACGCCACCAACCAGGCGGACGAAAGCAACCGCGTCGAAATCCGCAACCTCCAGAATGCCTTAGACTCTACCAAATCGAAGCTCGAGGTCTATCGGAACGAGCTGGTCGAGTGCAAGAGCCTGATGACGGACTACAAACAGCAGACGAACGAGCTGAAGGCGAAGGAGGAACAGTTGCAGAAGCAGCTCGAAGAGCAACGACAAAAGAATGAT gagcagcaacagaagcTGATCAACAGTAGTGCGGAAAAGGTGGACGTCGGTAAGGTGGTGCTGGAGGAGCAAAACCGGATGAAGGATCTGCTGGTGCAGCTGCTGCAGCCGACCGGTGTGGTGTCGGCCCTGCCCGTCGATGCCACCGACTTCCAGAGCTGGCTCGAGGCAACGGTCGGTTGCATCAAGGAGCAGTACGAGAGCCTGCAGCGGACGCCGCACCCCACCAACAGTACCGCAAACGACAGCAGTAGTACCAGCGGTGGCGTTAATACAAACGCGGTGGTCACGAACAGCCACCCAGAGCAAAGCTCTGGCACTgccaacagcaacagtgaCAGCAGTAGGATTAACAGTAGCAGCAATATAATCGCTAATAATAATCTTAATACCAATAACAACAGCGTTAATAGTAGTTTACACGAAAACAGCAACGACGGTGTCGTGATCACGAACAAGAACGGTGCGACCAGCGATAGTGGCTCCGAGGACGATCAGCAAGCGATGGCGCTGCGATACGAGCAGATGCAGCAAACCGTAGATCAGTATAAGTCTATCATAGCCGATACG GAAAACATGCTGAAAAACCTAGAAGCGAAGGTGATCGAGCAGGACATCCACTGGCGCACGGTGGTGCAAGCGAAGGATAAGGAACTCACCCTGCTCAAATCTGCCGGTGCCGTTGAACAGTAG
- the LOC128308570 gene encoding ribosome-binding protein 1 isoform X1, translated as MDLTTLSFIVIVLFFSLLSMLFISRFLPKGKSFEEMLKEKREMREKILGLTSPASSGPPTKSSKESANKRTKKTHSGGNANQNQKNRGAKQQQQQHQRVEVVEPESDGHSSESPLEEEINPLTYGAKKRVIQTTNLTVEYAETEAFPLSENAGGNKKKDNKQQGGKKNKQKTTGGILVNKSEPVLVKSVETVPEINHFAEIHPKDALEIARQQKHEEDTKVGKAQTPKEQRQQNKNKKDHQSKLSPKNNAPSNVTEPQHQQQQAHHQQHHHHSANAAHVAEAKKQTNADNKSGAGSAHKDKSNKRKKNELITQELAVEMADAANVHSLVNILNKADLPRNDIQILIDFLLNKQQDTLAKDPSEWNDPSDPLQKLKKQLQEKETALLEEQKAAAGLHAKLKELRQELNGEKMQAGAVLKVYGEELNNKKQEVHNLTQELNSIKDKQANDKQAMSIQFQQLQAKYIQLSKEHASMQDHGATIAQLNNDLQLLQQELMAKSQLLNEKLQSEEEMMKKKTEFEILLHNNEELMRQRVQELTAYENDLRQLRLELSQKDELSQTCQQQSYEIDQLKAELQAKQKQAVAAASAAAAAAHATNQADESNRVEIRNLQNALDSTKSKLEVYRNELVECKSLMTDYKQQTNELKAKEEQLQKQLEEQRQKNDNLRTKNWKLVEALQDAERRRGQTPATPANAGTENVEQQQKLINSSAEKVDVGKVVLEEQNRMKDLLVQLLQPTGVVSALPVDATDFQSWLEATVGCIKEQYESLQRTPHPTNSTANDSSSTSGGVNTNAVVTNSHPEQSSGTANSNSDSSRINSSSNIIANNNLNTNNNSVNSSLHENSNDGVVITNKNGATSDSGSEDDQQAMALRYEQMQQTVDQYKSIIADTENMLKNLEAKVIEQDIHWRTVVQAKDKELTLLKSAGAVEQ; from the exons ATGGATCTGACTACATTGTCGTTCATCGTAATTGTGCTGTTCTTTTCCCTTCTGTCGATGCTGTTTATCAGCCGCTTTCTGCCCAAGGGTAAATCGTTTGAGGAGATGCTAAAGGAAAAGCGTGAAATGCGCGAAAAGATACTTGGTTTAACGTCGCCGGCATCGTCCGGACCACCGACCAAGTCCAGCAAGGAGTCGGCCAACAAGCGGACGAAGAAAACGCATTCCGGTGGCAATGCGAACCAGAACCAGAAGAACCGTGGTgcgaaacagcagcaacagcagcaccagcggGTCGAGGTGGTAGAACCGGAAAGTGATGGCCATTCATCCGAGAGTCCGCTCGAGGAGGAGATCAATCCGCTGACGTACGGTGCTAAAAAGCGCGTCATACAGACGACAAATCTGACGGTGGAGTACGCAGAAACTGAAGCATTTCCGCTGAGTGAAAATGCCGGTGGCAATAAG AAAAaagataacaaacaacaaggtggtaagaaaaacaagcaaaagacAACTGGAGGCATTCTGGTGAACAAATCAGAGCCGGTTCTCGTGAAGTCGGTAGAAACCGTGCCTGAGATTAATCACTTTGCGGAAATACACCCGAAAGATGCATTGGAAATTGCTCGTCAGCAG AAACACGAGGAAGATACCAAGGTTGGAAAGGCGCAGACACCAAAGGAGCAGCGTCAGCAAAATAAGAACAAGAAGGACCATCAATCGAAACTCTCCCCCAAGAACAATGCTCCGTCTAATGTTACCGAgccgcagcatcaacagcagcaggcgcatcatcagcaacatcatcatcattccgcAAATGCTGCACACGTTGCTGAAGCGAAAAAGCAGACAAACGCTGATAACAAATCTGGCGCCGGTTCGGCCCACAAGGACAAGTCGaacaagaggaagaaaaatgaaCTGATCACGCAAGAGCTGGCGGTGGAGATGGCCGACGCTGCGAACGTGCACTCGCTGGTGAACATCCTCAACAAGGCGGATCTGCCACGGAACGATATCCAGATACTGATCGACTTCCTGCTGAACAAGCAGCAGGATACGCTGGCGAAGGATCCGTCCGAATGGAACGATCCTTCAGATCCGCTGCAGAAGCTGAAGAAGCAGCTGCAGGAAAAGGAGACGGCACTGCTCGAGGAGCAGAAGGCGGCAGCTGGGCTGCACGCCAAGCTGAAGGAACTTCGCCAGGAGCTGAACGGTGAGAAGATGCAGGCCGGAGCTGTGCTCAAGGTGTACGGGGAGGAGTTGAACAATAAGAAGCAGGAGGTTCACAATTTGACGCAGGAGCTGAACTCGATCAAGGACAAGCAGGCAAATGATAAGCAGGCGATGTCGATACAGTTCCAGCAGCTGCAGGCAAAATATATTCAACTGTCCAAGGAGCACGCCTCGATGCAGGATCATGGCGCAACGATTGCGCAGCTGAACAACGATCTGCAGCTACTGCAGCAGGAGCTGATGGCCAAGAGCCAGCTGCTGAATGAAAAGCTACAGTCCGAGGAG gaaatgatgaagaaaaagaCTGAGTTCgaaattttattacacaacAATGAGGAGCTCATGAGACAGCGTGTACAGG AGTTAACTGCCTACGAGAACGATTTACGCCAGCTGCGGCTGGAGCTAAGCCAGAAGGATGAGCTGAGCCAGACCTGCCAACAGCAGAGCTACGAAATTGACCAGCTAAAGGCTGAACTAcaggcgaaacaaaaacaggcaGTGGCGGCTGCCTCGGCCGCTGCAGCTGCGGCACACGCCACCAACCAGGCGGACGAAAGCAACCGCGTCGAAATCCGCAACCTCCAGAATGCCTTAGACTCTACCAAATCGAAGCTCGAGGTCTATCGGAACGAGCTGGTCGAGTGCAAGAGCCTGATGACGGACTACAAACAGCAGACGAACGAGCTGAAGGCGAAGGAGGAACAGTTGCAGAAGCAGCTCGAAGAGCAACGACAAAAGAATGAT AATTTGCGAACGAAAAACTGGAAGTTGGTGGAGGCATTGCAAGATGCCGAACGCCGACGAGGACAGACGCCAGCAACGCCAGCCAATGCGGGTACGGAGAATGTT gagcagcaacagaagcTGATCAACAGTAGTGCGGAAAAGGTGGACGTCGGTAAGGTGGTGCTGGAGGAGCAAAACCGGATGAAGGATCTGCTGGTGCAGCTGCTGCAGCCGACCGGTGTGGTGTCGGCCCTGCCCGTCGATGCCACCGACTTCCAGAGCTGGCTCGAGGCAACGGTCGGTTGCATCAAGGAGCAGTACGAGAGCCTGCAGCGGACGCCGCACCCCACCAACAGTACCGCAAACGACAGCAGTAGTACCAGCGGTGGCGTTAATACAAACGCGGTGGTCACGAACAGCCACCCAGAGCAAAGCTCTGGCACTgccaacagcaacagtgaCAGCAGTAGGATTAACAGTAGCAGCAATATAATCGCTAATAATAATCTTAATACCAATAACAACAGCGTTAATAGTAGTTTACACGAAAACAGCAACGACGGTGTCGTGATCACGAACAAGAACGGTGCGACCAGCGATAGTGGCTCCGAGGACGATCAGCAAGCGATGGCGCTGCGATACGAGCAGATGCAGCAAACCGTAGATCAGTATAAGTCTATCATAGCCGATACG GAAAACATGCTGAAAAACCTAGAAGCGAAGGTGATCGAGCAGGACATCCACTGGCGCACGGTGGTGCAAGCGAAGGATAAGGAACTCACCCTGCTCAAATCTGCCGGTGCCGTTGAACAGTAG